A region of Myxococcus stipitatus DSM 14675 DNA encodes the following proteins:
- a CDS encoding transposase: MYFLRSRLGIVVDNAAVHSSRKTRKVLAQLGGRIILHFLPPYCPQGNRIERVWLDLHVNVTRNHRCRTMDRLMARVHAYLAARSAQRSASPSLRRADLRRSA, encoded by the coding sequence GTGTACTTCCTGCGCTCGCGTCTCGGCATCGTCGTGGACAATGCCGCCGTCCACTCCAGCAGGAAGACGCGCAAGGTGCTCGCGCAACTCGGCGGGCGAATCATCCTCCACTTCCTGCCGCCGTACTGCCCTCAGGGCAATCGCATCGAGCGGGTGTGGCTCGACCTGCACGTCAACGTCACCCGCAATCATCGCTGCCGCACCATGGACCGGCTCATGGCCCGGGTGCATGCCTACCTCGCAGCTCGCTCCGCCCAGCGTTCCGCCAGTCCATCCCTGCGCCGCGCCGACCTCCGGCGCTCAGCCTGA